In Pochonia chlamydosporia 170 chromosome 3, whole genome shotgun sequence, the following are encoded in one genomic region:
- a CDS encoding alpha/beta hydrolase (similar to Metarhizium acridum CQMa 102 XP_007814909.1), with translation MSTASEGQFKHEGATFYTKTWTPDGPTKAKLIFVHGFSEHINRYNDFFPRLAEQGIQVFGWDQRGWGRSVVKPAHKGLTGPTSQVIADVAAFLNDKLLAKDETPNLPVFVMGHSMGGGEVLTLAGDSQYAELVGRVRGWILECPFVGFPAGEEPSSFKIFAGRLVGRLLPKQQLKHVVPPEYLSRDEAVVQAVRDDPLCHNTGTLEGLASLLDRTTLLSSGRVQLGSHVKSVLLTHGTEDRACSYDAALKFIEQQHGVNDKTTKSYNGAYHQLHADHCKDEFTNDIIEWILERSDQPVSTTEPLEAKL, from the exons ATGTCGACAGCCTCTGAGGGTCAATTCAAGCATGAGGGAGCTACCTTCTACACTAAAACTTGGACG CCGGATGGCCCAACCAAAGCCAAGCTGATCTTCGTCCACGGCTTTAGCGAGCATATCAACCGCTATAACGACTTTTTCCCAAGGCTTGCGGAACAAGGCATTCAGGTATTCGGCTGGGACCAACGGGGCTGGGGGCGCAGCGTTGTCAAGCCCGCTCACAAAGGACTCACTGGGCCGACCTCCCAAGTCATCGCTGATGTTGCTGCTTTCCTCAACGACAAACTTCTTGCCAAGGATGAAACGCCAAACCTGCCAGTTTTCGTTATGGGTCATTCCATGGGCGGTGGGGAGGTTCTGACCCTTGCTGGAGACTCACAATATGCTGAACTGGTTGGTCGAGTCCGAGGATGGATCCTCGAATGTCCGTTTGTCGGTTTTCCTGCTGGAGAAGAGCCAAGTAGCTTCAAGATCTTCGCTGGTCGGCTAGTTGGTCGGCTCTTACCAAAACAGCAACTCAAACATGTTGTACCGCCAGAATACCTTAGTCGGGATGAAGCGGTCGTTCAGGCGGTGCGGGATGACCCCTTGTGTCACAATACGGGGACCCTTGAGGGCCTGGCTTCACTTCTTGATCGGACAACTCTTTTGTCGTCTGGCCGGGTTCAACTTGGCAGCCACGTCAAAAGCGTTCTCTTGACACATGGAACAGAAGATCGAGCCTGCAGCTATGATGCTGCGCTTAAATTTATTGAGCAGCAGCACGGCGTCAACGACAAGACTACCAAGTCCTATAACGGAGCCTATCACCAGCTCCACGCAGATCACTGCAAGGATGAATTTACAAATGACATTATCGAATGGATCTTGGAACGATCTGACCAACCCGTCAGTACCACAGAACCGCTTGAAGCAAAACTCTAA
- a CDS encoding glycosyl transferase family 8 (similar to Marssonina brunnea f. sp. 'multigermtubi' MB_m1 XP_007297828.1): MSGATMGAGEQLYATLLLNDSYLPGALVLAHSLRDALTTKRLAVLVTLDSVSADAITQLKAVYDYVIPVPRIRNQQPVNLHLMNRSDLHSAFTKINLWKQTQFSRIVYLDADVVAYRAPDELFQLPHAFSAAPDIGWPDLVNTGVMVLTPNMGDYYAMLAMAERGISFDGADQGLINMHFKHNVNRLSFTYNVTPSAHYQYIPAYRHFQSSISMVHFIGSNKPWFSGRHSTQGNAPFDEMVGRWWAVYDRHYRTQETVSQSAVVWPADQSSVHGGAVATPVSTTAGIRTPPGSNEDNRAGQPSAGQTTGETPSQQALPSGFIANTSHPRQQIPAAPSEENTATETTTYDHGPRRVDIVQESATPGRQQSSLLATVSWDAQRHPPPPGSKPEAMNFPLTHYEMSRDTKPFIPPVRYPSPPKNMWFDLPEQSPPSSTKKPRQIFPWEAHQPTPSRSFTTATVYETDEPPHTHESDEGVKGPTSEDLVNIPPSKAAEKSSGSDVVTGNAQASSDPWSSYSRVNAWDDVPEIGRYVEGLQRHRRTKSQGGIRLTAGATSPGSGGASQAPRAFKVTDFPTEVERPSLPVTPAPIRRPSFWGDDNELLDPADDGHSLPIAEGVPSQSEWDPAARLQMLAQQQSEALLRKLSGDDGVPGRRPSHEIPLRPLPFGSEPVQSTTHTAHTAPAAVLSPQPVPGKQLTAGIVDDLSGRDDLPAEHAVKEEVSPPLVDESEE; encoded by the exons ATGTCGGGCGCAACCATGGGTGCTGGAGAGCAGCTCTATGCAACG CTTCTCCTAAACGACTCTTACCTCCCTGGAGCGCTCGTTCTTGCTCACTCGCTTCGCGATGCCCTCACAACCAAACGGCTCGCCGTTTTAGTCACACTGGACTCTGTGTCAGCCGACGCCATCACCCAGCTTAAA GCTGTATATGACTATGTTATTCCTGTTCCAAGAATTCGAAATCAGCAACCTGTCAATCTACACCTCATGAACAGGTCAGACCTGCACTCGGCCTTCACCAAGATCAATCTTTGGAAGCAGACTCAGTTTTCCAGAATAGTCTATCTTGACGCTGACGTTGTGGCTTACCGAGCTCCAGACGAGCTCTTCCAGCTACCTCATGCTTTTTCCGCTGCTCCAGATATTGGCTGGCCGGATCTCGTCAACACTGGGGTGATGGTTCTCACCCCAAATATGGGCGACTACTACGCCATGTTAGCCATGGCTGAGAGAGGAATCTCATTTGATGGTGCTGATCAGGGTCTAATAAACATGCATTTCAAGCACAACGTCAACCGCCTGTCATTTACTTATAATGTCACCCCGTCTGCTCACTATCAGTATATACCTGCGTATCGTCATTTCCAGTCTAGCATCAGCATGGTTCACTTTATAGGTTCTAATAAACCCTGGTTTTCCGGTCGTCACTCAACTCAGGGTAACGCTCCCTTTGACGAAATGGTCGGCCGTTGGTGGGCTGTCTACGATCGTCATTACCGAACACAG GAGACTGTTTCGCAATCCGCCGTCGTGTGGCCCGCGGACCAATCCTCAGTCCACGGCGGTGCAGTTGCCACCCCTGTGTCAACTACTGCCGGAATACGTACGCCTCCAGGAAGTAATGAAGACAATCGTGCCGGCCAGCCGAGTGCTGGACAAACGACAGGTGAAACCCCATCTCAGCAAGCCTTACCAAGTGGTTTTATTGCCAATACTTCACATCCGCGCCAGCAGATACCAGCGGCACCTAGTGAAGAGAATACGGCTACAGAGACAACCACATATGATCACGGGCCGCGTCGGGTCGATATCGTGCAAGAATCTGCCACCCCTGGCCGCCAGCAGTCCTCTCTCTTGGCCACGGTCAGTTGGGACGCCCAAAG GCACCCGCCACCGCCAGGGTCAAAGCCAGAAGCCATGAATTTTCCGTTGACTCATTACGAGATGTCACGCGACACTAAGCCTTTTATTCCTCCTGTACGCTATCCCAGCCCACCAAAGAATATGTGGTTCGACCTTCCAGAACAGTCGCCTCCATCGTcaaccaagaagccaagGCAAATATTTCCATGGGAGGCCCATCAGCCCACTCCATCGCGCTCATTTACTACTGCAACAGTGTACGAGACTGACGAGCCACCACACACCCACGAGTCTGATGAGGGCGTAAAGGGGCCAACCTCTGAAGATCTAGTAAATATACCGCCTTCAAAAGCTGCGGAGAAGTCTTCGGGCTCAGATGTGGTGACTGGAAATGCTCAAGCTTCAAGTGACCCTTGGAGCTCATATTCAAGGGTTAATGCTTGGGACGATGTGCCCGAGATTGGTCGCTATGTTGAGGGATTACAGAGGCATCGTCGGACTAAAAGCCAAGGAGGAATTAGACTTACGGCCGGTGCCACAAGTCCCGGATCCGGCGGAGCCTCGCAGGCACCTAGAGCTTTCAAAGTAACGGACTTCCCGACGGAGGTGGAACGGCCAAGTTTACCGGTGACACCTGCGCCAATTAGGCGCCCATCATTTTGGGGTGATGACAACGAACTCTTAGACCCGGCCGACGATGGTCACTCACTTCCGATAGCTGAAGGCGTTCCATCGCAGTCAGAATGG GACCCGGCTGCTCGGCTGCAAATGCTTGCACAGCAACAGTCTGAAGCGTTGTTGCGAAAACTTagcggcgatgatggcgtaCCGGGAAGAAGACCGAGTCACGAAATCCCATTGCGGCCATTGCCTTTCGGGTCTGAACCTGTTCAGTCCACGACACACACGGCACATACCGCCCCCGCCGCAGTCTTAAGCCCGCAACCTGTTCCAGGGAAACAACTCACGGCTGGTATAGTTGATGATCTGAGTGGTCGTGACGATTTACCAGCTGAGCATGCTGTCAAGGAAGAGGTTTCGCCTCCCCTTGTTGACGAATCCGAAGAATAA
- a CDS encoding cation diffusion facilitator 1 (similar to Aspergillus clavatus NRRL 1 XP_001268816.1) has protein sequence MTPDGSNTITHHPSIFHLQQLSSPSRSSSRSPARQNHHHHHHYHHHHSSQHHAASTSVEPVAPPGQEHDAVARHSSHATDVESQVTAGPNSRLPRLSVESDPYGLSSSYKTESDLDQIKANSSRKRDGSRSCGPSAQPSSIGPNESGPKRDARKVRGFYENQNAAIERMLKSVEEHRAEARQEQGDDQTKFRIAIYGSLAANIILTGLQLYAAVSSGSLSLFTTMADAIFDPLSTLTLIFSNRAIKRVDPRRFPAGKARLETVGNIVFCFLMVSVSLIIIAFAARELSQADATKEFHLPSVISVCAAFLTKFSLFLYCWSIKDKYSQVNILWQDHRNDLLVNGFGILTSVGGAKLEWWIDPMGAILLSVLISGVWLHTAFNEFMLLVGVVASVDMQQLITYVCLTHSPAVQGIDTVRVYHSGPRLIAEVDIVMDPAGTLLETHDIAEELQFKLESLPDVERAYVHIDYETTHKPEHAYKKDL, from the coding sequence ATGACGCCGGATGGTAGTAACACCATTacacaccatccatccatctttcacctccaacagctgtcaTCCCCCAGCAGGAGCAGCTCTCGCTCACCAGCTCGCCAgaatcatcaccatcaccaccattATCACCACCATCACTCCAGCCAGCATCATGCTGCCAGCACATCCGTAGAGCCCGTTGCACCGCCGGGCCAAGAACACGATGCTGTCGCGAGGCACTCATCCCACGCCACGGATGTAGAGAGTCAGGTTACCGCCGGTCCGAATTCAAGGCTGCCCCGCCTCAGCGTTGAGAGTGACCCTTATGGGCTTTCATCTTCTTACAAAACCGAATCTGACCTAGATCAAATCAAGGCCAACTCGTCTCGGAAAAGAGACGGATCTCGAAGTTGTGGCCCGTCGGCCCAGCCATCCTCTATCGGTCCTAATGAATCAGGGCCGAAACGTGATGCTCGTAAGGTCCGTGGCTTTTACGAGAATCAGAATGCAGCCATCGAACGGATGCTCAAGTCGGTGGAAGAGCACCGGGCCGAAGCGCGTCAGGAGCAAGGTgacgaccagaccaagttCCGCATCGCCATCTATGGATCTCTCGCCGCCAACATAATTCTCACGGGCCTGCAGTTGTACGCAGCCGTTTCTTCTGGCTCACTCTCCCTGTTCACAACCATGGCGGATGCCATCTTCGATCCCCTTAGCACACTCACTCTTATTTTCTCCAACCGCGCAATCAAGCGAGTTGACCCTCGTCGTTTTCCAGCCGGCAAAGCCAGACTTGAAACGGTTGGAAACATCGTCTTTTGTTTCCTCATGGTATCCGTTTCGCTCATTATCATCGCATTTGCAGCTCGAGAGCTTAGTCAAGCCGATGCGACCAAGGAGTTTCATTTGCCGTCCGTCATTTCGGTCTGTGCCGCCTTCCTCACCAAgttttctctcttcttgtATTGCTGGTCCATCAAGGACAAGTATAGTCAGGTAAACATCTTGTGGCAGGACCATCGCAACGATCTCTTGGTCAATGGATTTGGTATTCTGACCTCAGTCGGCGGCGCCAAACTTGAATGGTGGATCGACCCGATGGGCGCCATCCTGCTATCAGTTCTTATATCTGGAGTCTGGCTCCACACTGCATTTAATGAATTCATGCTGCTGGTAGGCGTCGTTGCATCAGTTGACATGCAACAGCTCATCACCTATGTGTGCCTCACGCATTCACCAGCCGTACAGGGCATTGACACTGTGCGCGTGTACCATTCCGGCCCAAGACTCATTGCCGAGGTGGACATTGTCATGGATCCCGCCGGTACCTTGTTGGAAACCCATGACATCGCTGAGGAGCTTCAGTTCAAGTTGGAAAGCCTTCCTGACGTTGAGAGAGCGTATGTTCATATCGACTACGAGACGACTCATAAACCAGAACATGCATATAAGAAAGATCTCTAA
- a CDS encoding ring finger protein (similar to Aspergillus oryzae RIB40 XP_001817696.1): protein MRLGWYAGVSTALAGAVVISAFQQRANFYSAMVYLAQSNFCLLALVNFTLLLYSSFIYGLTRLCYGTLRAVEVEQLTERAWFAITETCLAMTIFREEIGAWFLVMFTALVTGKVWGWIGDGRVEFLEQQPPANPRLFHLRLSVSLAISFIYDILILKYTVNTVIQQARPNMMVMFLFEFAVLATCSWRTAARYILSIAEQNIVRAQTRKRLAERRQEIRDQREAIIRNREQAAANGQEPHSNQEALPSEEDIDEMDIEVPGWATKGEWVLWLDLVTDMIKLGIYVAFFFMLLRFYGLPIHIMRDLFMTSRDFIKRLNALLRYRRAIQEMNRYPDATLEELSQDNTCIICREEMRPWDPVNEPSSIDRVRPKKLPCGHVLHLGCLKSWLERQQVCPTCRRPVTMDRGRGGRNRVAGLQIRIGGAPQAAAGQGQVDVNNNELGGQPEPNRVQPPGGRDGGPRVFNLGPIRLGFGANGQQARELAQQFGIPQAQGNQGDNGPAPVNPSQNQQPLGDNMHQIGHLLNQTERIVQRELQNLQSAQQELQVAYLLMAELQRLRQRRQQQPQEQQSRGQPPIATMGNVPAAAATTQSQNTHAPAWQAYYPQFATGTSGPNMPARIGSPFMARHGAPMNGTAIPAGSPDLPEGVTLPPGWSLIPLQRLDGSQPSAHHSHAPSTVPNGEASPPNHSTGRVAVASSNTEPVGDGTRSTEDASTTAPGNRTSGVAGRDFTNGSSQTARPTPVVAPSPVVPNWGGAGQLFNSRSRSDAVDNIVQPASSPGDAERPSYVSRDEQLNQQDTVDSPSREFHSGGTVSHETESSDDSTGKGKSKAATVEEAGDDDED, encoded by the exons ATGCGCTTGGGGTGGTACGCAGGG GTCTCCACGGCCCTTGCTGGCGCTGTTGTAATATCAGCATTCCAACAACGTGCCAACTTTTACTCAGCTATGGTCTATCTCGCCCAAAGCAATTTCTGTCTTCTG GCACTTGTGAACTTCACCCTCCTACTTTACAGCAGCTTCATATATGGCCTCACGAGACTCTGCTACGGCACTCTTCGTGCAGTCGAAGTCGAACAACTCACCGAGAGAGCCTGGTTTGCCATCACAGAAACATGCCTGGCAATGACGATATTTCGCGAGGAGATAGGTGCCTGGTTTTTGGTTATGTTCACTGCTCTAGTCACCGGAAAAGTATGGGGCTGGATTGGTGACGGAAGAGTAGAGTTCCTAGAACAACAGCCGCCAGCAAACCCTCGGTTATTCCACCTGAGATTGAGTGTCTCCTTAGCCATCAGCTTTATATACGACATCTTGATCCTCAAATACACGGTCAATACTGTCATTCAACAAGCAAGGCCAAACATGATGGTCATGTTTCTGTTCGAATTTGCTGTACTGGCGACATGTTCCTGGCGGACTGCAGCTCGCTATATCCTATCGATTGCGGAGCAAAACATTGTGAGAGCTCAGACGAGAAAGCGTCTAGCTGAACGGAGGCAGGAAATTCGAGACCAACGGGAAGCCATTATTCGCAACAGAGAGCAGGCTGCGGCGAACGGCCAGGAGCCGCATAGCAACCAGGAGGCCCTCCCAAGCGAGGAAGACATCGACGAGATGGATATTGAGGTTCCTGGCTGGGCGACCAAGGGAGAATGGGTACTGTGGCTTGACTTGGTTACTG ACATGATTAAACTCGGTATTTATGTtgcattcttcttcatgcTGCTCAGATTCTACGGGCTACCTATTCACATCATGAGAGATCTTTTCATGACGTCGAGAGACTTTATCAAAAGGCTAAACGCACTTTTGCGGTATCGTCGTGCGATCCAAGAAATGAATCGATACCCCGACGCTACACTGGAAGAACTTTCCCAAGACAACACATGCATTATATGCAGAGAAGAAATGCGACCCTGGGATCCGGTAAACGAACCGAGTTCAATCGATCGTGTTCGCCCGAAAAAGTTGCCATGTGGTCATGTTCTGCATCTTGGGTGTTTGaagagctggctggagcGGCAGCAAGTGTGCCCTACGTGTAGGAGGCCTGTCACGATGGATCGTGGCCGAGGTGGCCGTAATAGAGTAGCTGGTCTGCAAATCCGCATCGGTGGTGCTCCCCAAGCTGCGGCTGGACAAGGACAGGTTGATGTGAACAATAATGAACTGGGAGGGCAACCTGAACCTAACCGAGTCCAACCCCCCGGTGGGCGAGACGGTGGTCCGAGAGTATTCAACTTGGGGCCGATACGACTGGGATTCGGAGCAAATGGCCAGCAAGCCCGTGAACTTGCCCAGCAATTTGGCATTCCCCAAGCGCAAGGTAACCAAGGTGACAATGGTCCAGCTCCGGTAAATCCGTCTCAAAATCAACAGCCTCTGGGAGATAATATGCACCAGATTGGACACTTGCTTAATCAAACAGAGCGAATCGTACAAAGGGAGCTGCAGAATCTACAATCAGCACAACAAGAGCTACAAGTAGCCTATCTGCTCATGGCAGAGCTTCAACGACTCCgccagcggcggcagcaacagcctCAAGAGCAACAGTCAAGAGGACAGCCACCCATTGCCACGATGGGCAATGTCCCGGCCGCTGCCGCGACTACCCAGAGTCAAAATACCCATGCACCAGCATGGCAGGCCTACTATCCTCAGTTTGCCACTGGCACAAGTGGACCTAATATGCCAGCTCGAATAGGTAGCCCATTCATGGCCCGCCACGGGGCCCCGATGAATGGTACAGCGATACCTGCGGGCAGCCCTGATCTGCCAGAGGGTGTCACTCTGCCTCCCGGCTGGTCTTTGATTCCACTTCAAAGACTGGATGGGTCACAGCCAAGCGCTCACCATTCACATGCCCCATCAACAGTCCCAAATGGTGAAGCCTCACCTCCTAACCACTCCACCGGCCGCGTTGCGGTGGCATCTTCCAACACAGAGCCTGTGGGCGATGGAACACGCTCGACTGAAGACGCCAGTACAACTGCTCCAGGAAACCGTACGTCAGGAGTCGCTGGCAGGGATTTTACCAATGGCAGTTCACAAACAGCCAGACCAACACCTGTGGTTGCCCCGAGCCCTGTTGTACCAAATTGGGGCGGAGCTGGCCAGTTGTTTAATTCCAGGTCACGCTCTGATGCGGTGGACAATATCGTACAACCGGCGAGCTCTCCCGGCGATGCGGAGCGGCCAAGCTACGTTAGCCGTGATGAACAACTAAACCAGCAAGACACAGTGGATTCACCGAGCCGCGAATTTCATTCTGGTGGAACAGTGAGCCATGAGACTGAGAGCTCTGACGATTCGACTGGCAAAGGCAAGTCCAAAGCTGCTACGGTTGAAGAAGCcggtgacgacgatgaggattGA